A genomic region of Candidatus Bathyarchaeota archaeon contains the following coding sequences:
- a CDS encoding glucose 1-dehydrogenase, which translates to MKDLFRLDGKIAVVIGGGGGIGRNLAEGLVQYGAKVVIASRNLENLEKVAREISLTFNGEVTAFQVDVTSDESVARLRDQVVSKYGTVDILVNSQGYNVKSSAVEFPTKEWNNLFDINVKGTMLACREFGKVMIEKRKGKIINISSVRGIRATKWPGNLGYCTTKSAVDMLTKALAAEWAQYNVNVNAIAPAWVDTGFSPSLRDPARLKIALESIPMGRIATPKDIVGVCVFLASPASDYITGQIIYVDGGLTLIG; encoded by the coding sequence GTGAAAGATTTGTTCAGGCTTGATGGCAAGATTGCTGTTGTGATAGGCGGTGGTGGAGGCATCGGAAGAAACCTTGCTGAGGGATTAGTTCAGTACGGTGCAAAGGTCGTCATAGCTAGCAGAAACCTGGAAAACCTGGAAAAAGTGGCTAGGGAAATAAGCTTGACTTTCAACGGCGAGGTTACTGCTTTTCAGGTTGATGTTACAAGTGATGAAAGTGTAGCGCGGCTAAGAGATCAAGTTGTGTCAAAATACGGTACTGTTGACATTCTAGTAAATTCGCAGGGATACAATGTAAAAAGCTCCGCAGTGGAATTTCCAACAAAAGAGTGGAATAATCTTTTTGACATTAACGTTAAAGGCACAATGCTGGCCTGTCGAGAGTTTGGAAAGGTAATGATTGAAAAAAGAAAGGGGAAGATAATCAATATATCGTCAGTAAGAGGAATTCGGGCGACAAAATGGCCTGGTAACCTTGGCTACTGCACAACAAAAAGCGCTGTGGACATGCTTACCAAGGCTTTAGCGGCTGAATGGGCTCAATATAACGTTAACGTTAACGCCATTGCTCCAGCGTGGGTGGATACAGGATTTTCTCCAAGCTTGAGAGACCCTGCACGTTTGAAAATAGCTTTAGAAAGCATACCCATGGGAAGAATAGCTACACCAAAAGATATCGTCGGCGTATGCGTGTTCCTCGCATCACCCGCATCTGACTATATAACTGGCCAAATAATCTATGTGGATGGTGGACTTACTCTCATAGGGTGA
- a CDS encoding carboxypeptidase regulatory-like domain-containing protein: MGKAFVIDVAKCNGCYCCQIACKDEHVDNDWSPYAKPQPDTGHFWLKIEERERGSTPKVRVTYIPRLCMHCDNPPCITACSVRAISKRADGIVLIDPVKCNGCKQCLNACPYGAIYFNDQFKIAQKCTMCAHILDGKDPLVKIPRCVEVCPHNAIVFGEYAELKNLIEKAEILNPEYNTKPRVYYLNLPKPFIAGEVYDPELDECIEGAKVTAINSKTGKTYSTETDEFGDFWLENLEWGCTYKINIIKEGYIPWSMDEVKTDKDVNLGEITLLKDKTKKH, translated from the coding sequence ATGGGAAAAGCCTTTGTTATAGACGTGGCTAAATGTAACGGCTGCTACTGTTGCCAAATAGCCTGCAAGGATGAGCACGTAGACAACGACTGGAGTCCCTATGCAAAACCGCAGCCGGACACTGGACATTTTTGGTTGAAAATTGAGGAACGTGAAAGAGGTAGTACCCCAAAGGTGAGAGTAACATACATACCGCGTCTCTGCATGCACTGCGACAACCCACCATGCATTACAGCTTGTTCTGTAAGGGCGATATCCAAAAGAGCAGATGGAATAGTTCTCATAGATCCAGTAAAATGCAATGGATGCAAACAGTGCCTTAACGCTTGCCCCTACGGTGCCATATACTTTAACGACCAGTTTAAGATCGCTCAGAAATGCACCATGTGCGCCCATATATTGGATGGAAAAGATCCGCTTGTTAAGATTCCAAGATGCGTAGAGGTGTGTCCGCACAATGCAATAGTTTTCGGAGAATACGCAGAACTGAAAAACCTTATTGAAAAGGCGGAGATTCTGAATCCTGAATATAATACTAAACCAAGGGTTTATTATCTAAACTTGCCGAAACCGTTCATAGCTGGAGAGGTTTACGATCCGGAGCTGGATGAATGCATTGAAGGCGCAAAAGTAACGGCGATAAATTCGAAAACTGGGAAAACCTATTCCACAGAAACCGACGAGTTTGGAGATTTCTGGCTAGAAAACTTGGAATGGGGCTGCACATACAAAATTAACATAATAAAGGAAGGCTACATTCCATGGTCGATGGATGAGGTAAAAACGGATAAAGACGTAAACCTAGGCGAGATAACACTGCTTAAAGATAAAACCAAGAAACATTAA
- a CDS encoding Zn-ribbon domain-containing OB-fold protein: MKKEVPIMDGLFEWPSEKPRLIGSRCPKCGSIQFPKSTVCNNPDCDHSANVEECFLSTEGTLYTYTVHAYSLREPFQYHKGPYIVGAVELPEGITVVSRIKADEKMLKIGMKLRLKIDKLYEDNENVYLSYFFEPVM, from the coding sequence ATGAAGAAAGAAGTTCCTATTATGGATGGACTTTTCGAGTGGCCCTCTGAGAAGCCAAGGTTAATTGGCAGCCGTTGTCCAAAATGCGGAAGCATACAATTTCCAAAATCTACCGTGTGTAACAATCCAGACTGCGACCATAGCGCCAACGTAGAGGAATGCTTCTTAAGCACTGAAGGAACACTTTACACATACACGGTTCACGCCTATAGTTTGCGTGAACCATTCCAGTACCATAAGGGACCATACATAGTCGGTGCGGTGGAGTTACCCGAAGGCATAACTGTTGTTAGCAGAATAAAGGCCGACGAGAAAATGTTGAAAATTGGTATGAAGTTAAGGCTTAAAATAGACAAACTTTACGAGGACAACGAAAACGTGTATTTAAGCTACTTTTTTGAGCCGGTGATGTAG
- a CDS encoding cyclase family protein, with the protein MSEDILEKYLHGFLDKKALGSPEEALKKPSVKIFGKNVEVFDLTQPFSGMTPIWPYAAGNPQVTRLRSHNHDRVVAHSITHTMHTATHVDAPLHVEEDYPSIDQMPLERYIGEGVVVAIPKKAWEVITPEDLEKVDPPIQEGDIVIINSGWHVYYGDSTRYFCYAPGLYKDAAEWFVKKKVKGVGVDQPAMDHPLGTRLVQTAGGFQPLLPWLIDAYKKVTGRDVYQDFPYWEPCHRILYTHGIFGIENVGGDIDKVTGKRCVIAAFPLKWLGGDGSMVRVVAMVEKK; encoded by the coding sequence ATGAGTGAAGATATACTTGAAAAATATTTGCACGGGTTCTTAGACAAGAAAGCACTTGGCAGTCCAGAAGAAGCTCTTAAAAAACCATCAGTGAAAATCTTTGGAAAGAACGTTGAAGTCTTCGACCTAACGCAGCCTTTCAGTGGAATGACGCCGATATGGCCTTATGCAGCTGGAAACCCGCAGGTCACAAGGCTACGTTCCCATAACCACGATCGTGTCGTAGCGCATTCGATAACGCATACAATGCACACTGCGACACACGTAGATGCACCGCTTCACGTTGAAGAGGATTATCCATCAATTGACCAAATGCCTCTGGAGCGTTACATAGGCGAAGGTGTTGTTGTGGCTATTCCTAAGAAAGCATGGGAAGTTATTACCCCTGAAGACCTTGAGAAAGTTGACCCTCCAATACAAGAGGGCGACATAGTGATAATCAACTCTGGCTGGCATGTTTACTATGGAGACAGCACCCGCTACTTCTGCTATGCTCCGGGACTATACAAGGATGCGGCTGAATGGTTTGTTAAGAAGAAAGTCAAGGGCGTTGGCGTTGATCAACCTGCTATGGACCATCCGCTTGGAACAAGACTTGTCCAAACCGCAGGAGGCTTCCAACCTCTTCTACCATGGTTGATTGATGCGTACAAAAAAGTTACTGGGCGGGATGTTTACCAAGATTTTCCATACTGGGAGCCGTGCCACAGAATACTATATACACATGGAATCTTTGGAATAGAGAATGTTGGAGGAGATATAGATAAGGTTACTGGCAAAAGATGTGTTATAGCGGCTTTTCCGCTTAAATGGCTTGGCGGCGACGGATCAATGGTTCGCGTTGTAGCTATGGTTGAGAAAAAGTAG
- a CDS encoding molybdopterin-dependent oxidoreductase, with protein MNVKELSNIVSALGVAFDGAVSVQETPLKEETVRNPSTDNVRVCYVSHGLGGISGSAEPLEVHVKNGRILRIKPLHFNGVRLYEIKARGKTFTQPAKTLPYWVSLAYKKRVYSPNRVRYPLKRVDWSPEDRNPQNRGKSGFVRITWDEALDIIEKELKRIKETYGMWSVLVQDDGHGQGGAVQTPHGVHHELFRQLGGWTQQVRNPDSWEGYYWGAKHVWGMEGPHAGLPHQDAIFDDILENTEVLIFTGCDPEATVAGFAGQIGSIMCRWFKEAGIKIVAISPDCNFANAIHANKWIPIRPNTDGALYLAIAYLWIKNGTYDKNFVQTHCVGFEEFQKYVMGEEDGVPKTPEWAEKITGIPSRVIKALAKMWVKKRTSLALFFGGPKIRGPYSHETARLEVICLAMQGLGKPGRQLLRGFYPAATGKRIAPIPQYPETTRTFVSSHMARYTVTAVSPVIVPKVLVADAILNPPITWYGTGAIAATREDQFKKYTFPPEGHPGIRMIWNANGCYITCWNSKILEAYRSPKIEFIVAVTPWLENEALFADLILPAQTIFEHEDLIITSRSAVSATTYQEKCIEPIGESKSDYEICRLVAQRMGIGNAFPSQEELMKSLYEASYAFTKYGISWDEFKKKKKIVIPDHPTWEEWKQIQNNIAATYGLTWGARPGLTWFYELPEGKGLETPTGKLEIVSKGLAEHFPDDDERPPLPRYIPYGETHQESLLHPRAKKYPLLLESNHPKWRFHAQGDDITWLREIPTCKVKGPDGYLYEPVWIHPSDAAKRGIETGDIVKVYNERGTVLCGAYVTERIMPGSVLVHHGARADLISVDPLIDRGGAIDLIVPPKPMSRNAVGQVCSGILVEVEKVDISELMKKYPEVFKRPIHPDVGPYYETWVMG; from the coding sequence ATGAATGTTAAAGAATTATCAAATATAGTTTCAGCTTTGGGTGTTGCCTTTGACGGAGCGGTTTCCGTCCAAGAAACACCGTTAAAAGAGGAAACTGTGCGGAACCCTAGCACTGACAACGTAAGAGTTTGCTACGTAAGCCATGGCTTAGGTGGCATTTCTGGTTCTGCTGAACCCTTAGAAGTTCACGTTAAAAACGGCAGGATATTGAGGATAAAACCTCTCCATTTCAACGGTGTGAGACTTTACGAGATAAAGGCTCGAGGAAAAACCTTCACCCAGCCCGCTAAAACTTTGCCCTACTGGGTTAGCTTAGCATACAAGAAACGCGTGTATTCACCAAACAGGGTTAGGTATCCTCTAAAGAGGGTGGATTGGAGCCCTGAGGACAGGAACCCACAAAACAGGGGTAAAAGTGGTTTTGTCCGAATAACATGGGATGAAGCTTTAGACATAATCGAGAAGGAACTGAAACGTATAAAAGAAACATACGGAATGTGGTCAGTGCTCGTGCAAGACGACGGCCATGGGCAGGGTGGAGCGGTACAGACACCTCACGGGGTCCATCATGAATTATTCCGCCAACTCGGAGGGTGGACGCAACAAGTTAGGAACCCAGACAGCTGGGAAGGTTACTACTGGGGCGCAAAGCACGTGTGGGGCATGGAAGGCCCGCATGCAGGTCTTCCTCACCAAGACGCCATATTCGATGACATCCTTGAAAACACTGAAGTGTTAATCTTTACTGGATGCGATCCTGAAGCAACAGTTGCGGGGTTTGCAGGTCAAATCGGAAGCATCATGTGCCGATGGTTTAAGGAAGCTGGAATTAAAATAGTAGCAATATCTCCGGACTGCAACTTTGCAAATGCAATACACGCTAACAAATGGATTCCAATAAGGCCCAATACGGACGGAGCGTTATATTTAGCAATTGCATACTTATGGATTAAAAACGGGACATACGACAAAAATTTCGTTCAAACTCACTGCGTTGGCTTTGAAGAGTTCCAGAAATACGTTATGGGAGAAGAAGATGGGGTGCCGAAAACACCAGAATGGGCTGAGAAAATAACTGGAATACCCTCTAGAGTAATAAAGGCGCTGGCTAAAATGTGGGTTAAAAAGCGGACGTCTCTTGCGCTTTTCTTTGGCGGTCCAAAAATCAGGGGGCCATATTCGCATGAAACAGCGAGGCTTGAGGTAATATGCTTAGCAATGCAAGGCTTAGGCAAACCTGGAAGACAGCTCCTAAGAGGATTTTATCCAGCAGCCACCGGCAAAAGAATAGCGCCTATCCCCCAGTACCCAGAGACCACTAGAACTTTCGTCAGCAGTCACATGGCTAGGTATACGGTCACGGCGGTTTCCCCAGTGATTGTTCCGAAGGTTCTTGTGGCTGATGCCATCTTGAACCCGCCGATAACCTGGTATGGTACAGGAGCTATAGCTGCAACACGTGAAGATCAATTCAAGAAATATACGTTTCCACCGGAGGGGCATCCCGGCATACGCATGATTTGGAATGCTAATGGCTGTTACATAACCTGTTGGAATAGCAAAATATTAGAGGCTTATCGAAGCCCGAAAATAGAGTTTATTGTAGCGGTTACCCCATGGCTTGAAAACGAGGCCTTGTTTGCTGATTTAATACTTCCAGCGCAGACAATATTTGAGCATGAAGACTTGATTATAACAAGCAGATCCGCCGTAAGTGCGACCACATATCAGGAAAAATGCATAGAGCCTATAGGTGAATCTAAAAGCGATTATGAAATATGTCGCCTAGTAGCCCAAAGGATGGGCATTGGAAACGCATTTCCCTCGCAAGAAGAACTCATGAAGAGCTTATATGAAGCGTCTTATGCTTTCACAAAATATGGGATAAGCTGGGACGAATTCAAGAAGAAGAAAAAAATAGTCATTCCAGACCATCCAACATGGGAAGAGTGGAAGCAAATCCAAAACAATATAGCTGCGACTTACGGCCTAACATGGGGTGCTAGGCCCGGCTTGACATGGTTCTACGAATTGCCAGAAGGGAAGGGCCTTGAAACCCCGACTGGTAAACTTGAAATCGTTTCTAAAGGGTTAGCTGAACATTTTCCAGACGACGATGAAAGACCCCCTCTACCACGTTACATACCATATGGTGAAACCCATCAAGAAAGCCTACTTCATCCAAGAGCCAAGAAATACCCATTACTTTTGGAGTCAAACCATCCAAAATGGAGATTCCACGCGCAAGGAGACGACATAACCTGGTTGAGGGAAATTCCCACCTGTAAAGTAAAGGGGCCTGACGGTTACCTCTACGAGCCTGTTTGGATTCATCCAAGCGACGCCGCCAAGAGGGGAATAGAAACTGGAGACATAGTGAAAGTGTACAACGAACGAGGAACAGTGCTCTGCGGAGCCTATGTTACGGAGCGGATAATGCCTGGAAGCGTTCTTGTGCATCATGGGGCGAGGGCTGACTTAATATCTGTAGATCCGCTTATAGACAGGGGTGGAGCCATTGACCTAATTGTTCCACCTAAGCCAATGTCGAGGAATGCTGTGGGCCAAGTGTGCAGCGGCATCCTCGTGGAGGTTGAAAAAGTGGACATTTCTGAACTTATGAAAAAGTATCCTGAGGTGTTTAAGCGTCCAATACATCCGGATGTCGGTCCATATTATGAAACATGGGTTATGGGGTGA